Proteins from a genomic interval of Oryctolagus cuniculus chromosome 8, mOryCun1.1, whole genome shotgun sequence:
- the LOC103345490 gene encoding LOW QUALITY PROTEIN: zinc finger protein 665-like (The sequence of the model RefSeq protein was modified relative to this genomic sequence to represent the inferred CDS: substituted 1 base at 1 genomic stop codon) has protein sequence MRNFRPMSYLKIWKADVWMEVAEHLVAWKEFQRWHCITKPDLIFKLERGEEPWMVDECLNESLSVVMKRDDLIRINQESQDKNLNQDFMKNNKTSALKRIELRKTLSLNSIHVPTLIIKEGIYSGLKPEECNKCHTVYPPSGPDQLQAGEKFDNTKIPGKSLQFCEPLSQHDKIHIMKQPFGPTGQAKVFTRKMFCKSERSHLAINQRLNTREKLYTCKPCGKSLSFNSPSECNDCGKAFGQKSVLRKQHKIHTGEKPHKCNDCGKAFGQKSHLTIHQRIHTGEKPHKCNDCGKAFGQKSELIIHQQNHTGEKHHKCNDCGKAFTQKSNLLLHQRIHTGEKPHKCNDCRKAFRTKSELIIHQQIHTAEKPHKCNDCGKAFRTNSDLIIHQQIHTGEKPHECSDCGKAFTQKSYLINHQQIHTGEKPHNCLQCGKGFLLKSDLIVHQRIHTGEKPHKCNDCGKAFRRKSHLIVHQRIHTGEKPHKCNDCGKAFRRKSHLIVHQRIHTGEKPHKCNDCGKAFRRKSELIIHHQIHTGEKPHKCNDCGKAFGQKSHLIIHQRIHTGEKPHKCNDCGKAFGQKSELIIHQRIHTGEKPHKCNDCRKAFTQNSNLLLHQRIHTGEKPHKCNDCGKAFRXNSDLIIHQQIHTGEKPHECNDCGKAFGQKSNLIIHQRIHTGQKPHKCNDCGKAFGQKSDLIMHQQIHTGEKPHKCNDCGKAFGRKSDLIRHQRIHTGQKPYECNDWKSLWMKVTLHHTPANSHRGETS, from the exons ATGAGGAATTTTCGTCCCATGTCTTACCTCAAAATTTGGAAGGCCGATGTGTGGATGGAGGTCGCGGAGCATTTGGTGGCttggaaagagttccagagat ggcactgcatTACCAAGCCTGatttgatcttcaagttggagcgaGGAGAAGAGCCATGGATGGTGGACGAATGCTTGAATGAGAGCCTTTcag tggtcatgaaaagggatgacctgattaggatcaaccaggaaagtcaggacaaaaatctgaatcaggattttatgaaaaataacaagacatcagctctcaagagaatagaattaagaaaaacacttagtTTAAATTCAATCCATGTTCCAACACTGATTATTAAAGAGGGAATCTATTCAGGACTGAAGCCTGAGGAATGCAATAAATGTCACACTGTGTATCCCCCcagtgggcctgatcaactacaggctggagagaaatttgataacactaagatacctggaaaatctctccagttctgtgagcctCTTAGTCAGCATGACAAGATTCACAtcatgaagcagccatttggacccACTGGACAAGCAAAAGTCTTCACAAGAAAGATGTTCTGTAAATCTGAGAGG TCACATCTTGCAATAAATCAGAGACTAAATACAAGGGAAAAACTTTACACGTGTAAACCTTGTGGAAAATCACTCAGTTTTAATTCACCttctgaatgtaatgactgtggaaaagcctttggacaaaagtcagtcctcaggaaacaacacaaaattcacacaggggagaaacctcataaatgtaatgactgtggaaaagcctttggacaaaagtcacacctcaccatacaccagcgaattcacacaggggagaaacctcataaatgtaatgactgtggaaaagcctttggacaaaagtcagaactcatcatacaccagcaaaatcacacaggggagaaacatcataaatgtaatgactgtggaaaagcctttacacaAAAGTCAAACCTCCTCttacatcagcgaattcacacaggagagaaacctcataaatgtaatgactgcagAAAAGCCTTTCGAACAAAGTCAGAgctcatcatacaccagcaaattcaTACAgcggagaaacctcataaatgtaatgactgtggaaaagcctttcgaACAAACTCAGACCTAAtcatacaccagcaaattcacacaggggagaaacctcatgaatgtagtgactgtggaaaagcctttacacaAAAGTCATACCTCATAAACCATCAGCAAATTCACACCGGAGAGAAACCTCATAATTGCCTTCAATGTGGAAAAGGCTTTCTGTTGAAGTCAGACCTCATagtacaccagcgaattcacacaggagagaaacctcataaatgcaatgactgtggaaaagccttcagaCGAAAGTCACATCTCATcgtacaccagagaattcacacaggggaaaaacctcataaatgtaatgactgtggaaaagccttcagaCGAAAGTCACATCTCATcgtacaccagagaattcacacaggggagaaacctcataaatgtaatgactgtggaaaagccttcagaCGAAAGTCAGAACTCATCATACACCatcaaattcacacaggggagaaacctcataaatgtaatgactgtggaaaagccttcggacaaaagtcacacctcatcatacaccagagaattcacacaggggagaaacctcataaatgtaatgactgtggaaaagcctttggacaaaagtcagaactcatcatacaccagcgaattcacacaggggagaaacctcataaatgtaatgactgcagAAAAGCCTTTACACAAAATTCAAACCTCCTCttacatcagcgaattcacacaggggagaaacctcataaatgcaatgactgtggaaaagcctttagatGAAATtcagacctcatcatacaccagcaaattcacacaggagagaaacctcatgaatgtaatgactgtggaaaagcctttggacaaaagtcaaacctcatcatacaccagcgaattcacacagggcagaaacctcataaatgtaatgactgtggaaaagcctttggacaaaagtcagacctcatcatgcatcagcaaattcacacaggggagaaacctcataaatgtaatgactgtggaaaagccttcggacgaaagtcagacctcatcaggcatcagagaattcacacagggcagaaaccttatgaatgtaatgactggaaaagcctCTGGATGAAAGTGACActtcatcatacaccagcgaattcacacaggggagaaacctcatga